The genome window TCAGCAAAGATGCATCCGAACTGACCGTCGAGGAAGCTGCATTTTTGGTTGGCAGTTTAAAAGGACCGAATAATTATCAACCACCAAATTTAACTCCCAAAGAATTGACCGACGCGGCAGCAATTACAACGGTTGAATTTCTCCAATCCAAACCGACAGCGGAAGAGGATGCCTGGAAAACCAAAATGCGACGGGCGATGCAGCGCCGCAACATTGTGATGAAAAACATGGTGATCTGCGATTATTTGGCAGAAACCGTTTACGACAGCCTGAAAACCGATCCGGTTGCCACCAACCCGTATGAAGACCAGGGCATGATTGCCCCGTATTTTACCGAATACGTTCGGATACAGCTAAACCAGCTCCAAAAGGAACTCGGAATAAATGTGTATGAAGACGGGCTTCGGGTGTACACAACCATAAACATGGCGCATCAAACCGCGATGGATTCCGCAATTGCCGAACGAATGCCGGATATCCAGAAAGTTGTTGCCCAAAACCTGCTCGGTTGGAAAAAACGGGAAAAGATACCCGATTCTGTATTCGTGAAAAAATCGACCGTGCAAATCGGTTTTGTGTCGATCAACCACAGCAATGGCCATATTTTGGCGATGGTTGGCGGACGCGATTTTGAGAATTCCAAATTCAACCGCGCGATTCAGGCGAAACGCCAGCCGGGCTCCACATTCAAGCCGTTTCTGTATGCGACAGCCATCGATAACGGCTACACACCGGTAGATAAATTGCTCAATCAACCGGTTGTGCTGATCAATCCGGACGGCACCCGCTGGACTCCGGAAAATTTCGATCGCAAAGTGGGCGGGTTAACTACCCTGCGGCAGGGTTTGCGCAATTCGCTGAACCTGATCAGCTCGCGCCTGATTTTGGAAATTCAGCCGCAAAATGTGGTCGAGTACGCCCACCGGATGGGCTTAACCACCGATATTCAGCCATTTCCCAGCCTGGCAATGGGCAGTTCGGAAGTTATCCCGATGGAGATGGTCAGCGCATTTGGCGTGTTCGCCAACAGCGGTATTCGGGTGGAACCGGTATCCATCCTCAAAATTGAAGACCGATACGGCAATTTACTGTGGGAACACCAACCCAAACGCACCGAGTCGCTCAATCGCTCCACTGCATACATTATCACCAATATGCTGGAAGATGTGCTCAACAAAGGCACCGGCGGCTCCGCCCGCTGGCGTTGGCATTTTACCGCACCGGCAGCCGGCAAAACCGGTACCACCAATGATTACAGCGATGCATGGTTTATGGGCTTCACGCCGCATTTTACCGCAGGCGTTTGGGTCGGATTGGACGATCACACCCTGAAGCTGGGACGCTCCGGCACCGGCGCGGAAACAGCGTTGCCATTTTGGGCAACCTACATGCGGCTGGTTTACGAAAAATTGAAGCTCCCCGAAGACGGTTTCCGGCAACCGCCCGATGTTATCAACCTCAATATTTGCGAAGACAGCGGTAAAATTGCCACCACATTTTGCCCGAAAGTGATTTACAACGAGGTGTTCAAAAGCGATAACCATCCCACCGAAACCTGCCCGATGCACCCGGGACCGCGCAGCGACCGGGGAAAATACCGGGTGATTTATTGATGGGGTGCAGATGAACCGCATTTTGGGGTGCAAATGAGCAAAATCGTTACCGGTAAAGTGCTCAGGGCAACGCGGGCAACGTATGAAGTTATGGTGGATCACACTGTTTTGCAATGCACCATTCGCGGAAAATTGTCCGTGGAGAACCCCGATTACCGCTCCGTTCGTGTCGGCGATAACGTCACATTGCACCGTATTTCCGATGGCGAAGGCGTGATCGAATCTGTTTTGCCGCGAACCTCGCAAATCGAACGGAATATCGAAAGCCGACAGTATCAAAAGCACATCTTTGCTGTCAATATCGATCAACTGCTGATTATTTTATCCACAAAAAAACCGGCCTTCAAATCCGGTTTGCTCGACCGCTATCTGGTTATTTCCGAAAAGTACCATATCCCGCCAATTATTTGCATCAACAAAATGGATCTCTCCGAACCGGAAGATTTTCTGGCATATCAACATT of Calditrichia bacterium contains these proteins:
- a CDS encoding PBP1A family penicillin-binding protein gives rise to the protein MSDSYNTTGFSGGLSPKKIAVISAAIIAGIAFLVYFVYLIRGLPDLTDLENVNPAQATQLLSDDGKVIHELFTQSRVWISFEQIPGSVIQAAIATEDRAFFDHWGVDLGRVPGAILANLRSFGKSQGFSTISMQVARNLYVKKIGFERSYSRKIREIITALEIERTYSKREILEMYLNLSYFGRGAYGIQSAAKKYFSKDASELTVEEAAFLVGSLKGPNNYQPPNLTPKELTDAAAITTVEFLQSKPTAEEDAWKTKMRRAMQRRNIVMKNMVICDYLAETVYDSLKTDPVATNPYEDQGMIAPYFTEYVRIQLNQLQKELGINVYEDGLRVYTTINMAHQTAMDSAIAERMPDIQKVVAQNLLGWKKREKIPDSVFVKKSTVQIGFVSINHSNGHILAMVGGRDFENSKFNRAIQAKRQPGSTFKPFLYATAIDNGYTPVDKLLNQPVVLINPDGTRWTPENFDRKVGGLTTLRQGLRNSLNLISSRLILEIQPQNVVEYAHRMGLTTDIQPFPSLAMGSSEVIPMEMVSAFGVFANSGIRVEPVSILKIEDRYGNLLWEHQPKRTESLNRSTAYIITNMLEDVLNKGTGGSARWRWHFTAPAAGKTGTTNDYSDAWFMGFTPHFTAGVWVGLDDHTLKLGRSGTGAETALPFWATYMRLVYEKLKLPEDGFRQPPDVINLNICEDSGKIATTFCPKVIYNEVFKSDNHPTETCPMHPGPRSDRGKYRVIY